The region CGCCAGATCGGCAACCAGCACGTGAACGCCTGCGCCGCGGTGGCGCAGGAGTTGCTCGCGGTGAGGCCGGATTAACTATTATGCGTCCGGCAGCACCACGTTGACGTCGAGCACTTCCAGGTTGCCCTGGCGGTCCAGCGAAATCTTGATGTCGTCGGCATTGACCTTGGTGTACTTGGAAATGACGGCGATCAATTCCTTGTGCAGGGCGGGCAGGAAGTCCGGACCATCGCGTCCGCTGCGTTCGCGGGCGATGATGATCTGCAGGCGTTCCTTGGCCGCGGTGGCCGTCTTCGGCTTGGGGGGGAAGAGGAAAGAAAGCAAGGCCATATCACTTCGCCCCAAAAATGCGCTGGAGTAATCCAGGCTTTTCATAGTTGGTAAAGCGCAACTCGACTTCTTCGCCGAGGAAACGCGAGACCACGTCTTCATAGGCTTGCGCCACGTCCGTGCCCGTGAAATGGATGGCCGGGTTACCCTGATTTGAGGCGGCCAGCACTTGCTCCGATTCCGGAATGATGCCTACCAGCGGGATGCGCAGGATTTCCTGCACGTCCTGGTAGGACAGCATTTCATCCGATTCCACGCGTTTCGGCGAGTAGCGGGTGATCAGCAAATGTTCCTTGACCGGCTCGCCGCCCGTCTGCGCGCGGCGCGACTTGGCTTGCAGGATGCCGAGGATGCGGTCCGAATCGCGCACCGACGACACTTCCGGGTTGGTGACGATGATGGCTTCGTCGGCGAACGTCAGCGCCATCAGCGCGCCATGCTCGATGCCGGCCGGCGAATCGCAGATGATGAATTCGAAACCCATGTTGATCAGGTCGTTCAACACGCGTTCCACGCCTTCTTCCGACAAGGCATCCTTGTCGCGCGTTTGCGACGCGGGCAGGATGAACAGGTTGTCGCAGTGCTTGTCCTTGATCAGGGCCTGGTTCAGGGTGGCCTCTTTATTGATCACATTGATCAGGTCGTAGACGACGCGGCGCTCGCAACCCATGATCAGGTCGAGGTTACGCAGGCCCACGTCGAAGTCGAGCACGGCTGTCTTGTGGCCGCGCATGGCCAGGCCAGTGGAAAAACTGGCGCTAGAGGTCGTCTTGCCGACACCGCCCTTGCCGGACGTCACAACAATAATTCTTGCCACAAATAATCCTTTTCAGATATCTCTTGAATTGTGCAGCTTAAGAGCGGTTCACGGGAGTGACCGGATTGACAGAGTGTATATCGATTCTGTCGCCAGCCAAACGAATTTGCGCGGGTCCGCGCGCCATTTCTGCGGGGAAACCATCCTCGAACGTGCGGTACACGCCGGCGATCGAGACCAGTTCCGGTTCCATGGCCAGCGCGAAGATGCGGGCCTGGGCATTGCCCGAGGCGCCGGCCAGCGCGCGGCCGTACAGCGAGGAATATACGTGGATGCTGCCGTCGGCGATGATTTCGGCGCCATTGTTGACGACGGCGGTGATGATCAGGTCGCAGCCGCGCGCATAAATGCGCTGGCCGGCCCGCACGGGCGTGTCGATCACCATCACCTGGGCGTCGGCGCCCGACTGGGCGGCGGCCGTGGGCGTATCCTTGGGGCCATCCTTGGGCGGCGCATCGTCGCGCGTCTTGCCGCTGTCGAGGCTCAAGCCTTGCGCCAGGATGGCGTCATGCATGTCGGCTGGCGCATTGCGCACGGCCACGGCATTCAAGCGGTATTTTTTCAGCAGGGCCACGAGGGCGGCCCAATCAATGGGCACGCTGCCGGGCGGCAAGGCCGCCACGTCCAGCACGGCCAGGTCGTCCTCGAAAAAGTCGGCCACGCCGCCCGTCATGTCGCGCAGGGCGGCATCGAGTGCCTGCGTATCGGCGCTATGCAGAATGGCGGAGACAGCAACGACGGTGGAAATCTTGATTTCGATAGGCTTCTGCGACGGGCTTTTGGACATAAACATTTATCAAAGTGAAACTGCGGCAGGCCAGATGTTCCGTACGGCAACAATGGGAGCAGTAAATTTCTTGCATTCTACTGCAAAAAAATCAGCATCAGGGGCCTGGCGCGTGCTATTCCGCAGGGCAACACCTACTTCAGGTCAAAAAAAACGGACGGCGCCCCGGAAAACCGTTGCGCCGCCCTGAAAGCAGCCGAGAATGCGCCCTGAGGGCGCGGTCCTAGATCAAGCTGCGCGCATCTGTCGCGCCGCCACGAGCATATTCTTTAAAGCCGCTTCCGTTTCCGCCCAGCCCCGCGTCTTCAGGCCGCAGTCCGGGTTGACCCGTAACTGGGCTGGCGGAATGACGGCGATGCGGTAGGCGCGCGTGGCCCAGTCCAGCCAGGCGTCCCACTGGCTGCGGCGCAGCGGCAAGCCTTCGCGCATGGCCGGTTCGTCGATCTGGATGATGCCGATGCCGGCCGTTTCCAGGTCCGCCACTTCATCGCGGATGGCCAGGGCCAGTTGCAGCGCCGTCGTGGCGCGCGGCTGGTCGTCGCGCACGAACGAGCATTGCAAGATCGTCACCGGGCCCGTCAGCATGCCTTTCACCGGTTTATTGGTCAGGCTTTGCGCGTGCACCGTCCAGGCCACCGTCATGGCGGCCGGGCGCTGCACGTCGCCGTAGATGACGGGCGGTTTCACACAGCGCGAGCCGTACGATTGCACCCAGCCGTGGCGCGTGAAGATAAAACCGTCGAGTTGCTCGTCAAAGTAGTCGACCATGTCGTTGCGTTCCGCCTCGCCATGCACGAGCACGTCCAGGCCCAGCGCTTCCTGGCGGCTGACGGCGTGGGCGATTTCAGCGCGCATCGGTGCTTCATACTCGGTGGATCCAAGTTCGCCCCGCTTATGGCTGGCGCGGCGGCTGGCAATGGCCTGACGGGAAGTGGCCAATGCGGCCAGTGCGCTGTCATCGGGGTGGCCTTCAAGCGCGTCCTTGAGAACGGCGATTTCCGTCAGTTTTTCCGTGGCGAACGCCAGCCAGGTCCGGATTTCACCGTCGAGCTCCGTTTCCGCTTCCAGGCTGAACGGCACGTGCAGCAGCGAGCACGACGGCGCCAGCCACAGCTGGCCGTTGCGCTTGGCCGCCAGCGGCTGCAGCACGGCCAAGGCCGCGTCGAGGTCGGTGCGCCAGATATTGCGCCCGTCGACGATACCGATCGACAAGACTTTATGCGCTGGCAGCCAGTCCGTGACGCTGATCAGTTCATGCGGCGCGCGGATGCCGTCCACGTGCAGGCCGGCCACGGGCAGGCGGCAGGTCAGGCTGAGGTTTTCTTCCAGCGGCGAGAAATATGTGGCCAGCAGGATATTGATACCCACCTGGTTCAGTTGCCAGTACGTGCTTTCGAAGGCGCTGCGCCACGCGCCGGGCAAGTCCAGGCCCAGGATCGGCTCGTCGACCTGCACCCAGGCCACGCCTTGCTGCTTCAGGCGGTCGAGCAGGGCGCCGTAGACGGGCAGCAATTGTTCCAGCAGAGCCAGACGATCAAAGCTCGACTCGCCTGGCGTCTTTTCCTTGCCCAGCCAGAGGAAGGTGAGGGGGCCGATCAGGGTCGCCTTGATCTGGTGGCCGAGCGCCTGCGCCTCGGCCACTTCCGCCAGCAGGTGCTCGCCAGCGAGAGAAAATTGGGTTTGCGGCGACAATTCGGGCACCAGGTAATGGTAATTGGTGTCAAACCACTTGCTCATTTCCAGCGCGGCAGTGCCTGCGGCGTTGCTATGGTGCGCATGGCCGCAGCCCGCGTGCTCCGCATGCGTTGCTTCACCGCGCGCCATCGTGAAATAGCGCGCCAGCGGCGATTGCTCTGGCGCAAAGTTGAAACGGGCCGGTTCGCAGCCCAGCAGCTGGATATGGCTGGCGACCTGGTCATACAAGGCGAAGTCGCCCACGGTCACGTAATCGAGACCGGCATCGCGCTGCAGCGCCCAGTGGCGCGCGCGCAATTGCTGGCCCGTCGCTTCCAGCGCCGCCTCGGACAGCTCGCCGCGCCAGTGGCTTTCCAGCGCCAATGTCAGTTCACGCGCGGCGCCGATGCGGGGAAAGCCCAGGGTGTGGGTACGAATGGTCATGATGTCATCGAGATTTAATGTGAATGCGCTAGAGTGTGCGGCAACTTGGTCTATAATCAAAACGAAACATTTTATCGAATAACATGAAAATAATTCACGCACATCCCCCAACTTCCCGATGCTAGAAATCCGCCACCTGCGCACCCTGAGTGCCCTGCGTTCGTCCGGCAGCCTGGTGCGCGCCGCGCAGCTGCTCAACCTGACCCAGTCGGCCCTGTCGCACCAGATCCGTTTGCTCGAAGAGCGCTACAAGGCGCCTTTGTTCGAGCGCAAATCGATGCCCATCGCCTTTACGGCCACGGGCAGCCGGTTGCTGGAGCTGGCCGACAAGCTGCTGCCCGAGATCGAGCTGGCCGAGCGCGACGTGGCGCGCCTGTCGCAGGGCGACAAGGGGCAGCTGCGCGTGGCGCTCGAATGCCATACCTGTTTCGACTGGCTCATGCCCGTGATGGATGCGTTCCGCCAGCGCTGGCCGGAAGTGGAGATCGATCTTGTCTCCGGCTTTCACAGCGAACCGGCGGACTTGCTGCGTTCGGGCGAGGCGGACCTCGTGATCGGCTCGCCGTACGGCCCCGATTTCACCGTGTTCCCATTGTTCCGCTTTGAGATGCTGGTGGTGATGGCGCAGAAACACCGGCTGCAGGCGCA is a window of Janthinobacterium rivuli DNA encoding:
- a CDS encoding LysR family transcriptional regulator — its product is MLEIRHLRTLSALRSSGSLVRAAQLLNLTQSALSHQIRLLEERYKAPLFERKSMPIAFTATGSRLLELADKLLPEIELAERDVARLSQGDKGQLRVALECHTCFDWLMPVMDAFRQRWPEVEIDLVSGFHSEPADLLRSGEADLVIGSPYGPDFTVFPLFRFEMLVVMAQKHRLQAQRRLVAADFTGETLITYPVPEERIDLIREVLRPAGIQFERRTAELTVAVLQLVASRRGIAALPNWATKNYVDYDYVVARPVGEHGLWSDLYVSVPDNLQDKAYVRDFVSVIREQCAASLDGIKLLS
- the minE gene encoding cell division topological specificity factor MinE codes for the protein MALLSFLFPPKPKTATAAKERLQIIIARERSGRDGPDFLPALHKELIAVISKYTKVNADDIKISLDRQGNLEVLDVNVVLPDA
- the minD gene encoding septum site-determining protein MinD, which produces MARIIVVTSGKGGVGKTTSSASFSTGLAMRGHKTAVLDFDVGLRNLDLIMGCERRVVYDLINVINKEATLNQALIKDKHCDNLFILPASQTRDKDALSEEGVERVLNDLINMGFEFIICDSPAGIEHGALMALTFADEAIIVTNPEVSSVRDSDRILGILQAKSRRAQTGGEPVKEHLLITRYSPKRVESDEMLSYQDVQEILRIPLVGIIPESEQVLAASNQGNPAIHFTGTDVAQAYEDVVSRFLGEEVELRFTNYEKPGLLQRIFGAK
- a CDS encoding 5-methyltetrahydropteroyltriglutamate--homocysteine S-methyltransferase; the encoded protein is MTIRTHTLGFPRIGAARELTLALESHWRGELSEAALEATGQQLRARHWALQRDAGLDYVTVGDFALYDQVASHIQLLGCEPARFNFAPEQSPLARYFTMARGEATHAEHAGCGHAHHSNAAGTAALEMSKWFDTNYHYLVPELSPQTQFSLAGEHLLAEVAEAQALGHQIKATLIGPLTFLWLGKEKTPGESSFDRLALLEQLLPVYGALLDRLKQQGVAWVQVDEPILGLDLPGAWRSAFESTYWQLNQVGINILLATYFSPLEENLSLTCRLPVAGLHVDGIRAPHELISVTDWLPAHKVLSIGIVDGRNIWRTDLDAALAVLQPLAAKRNGQLWLAPSCSLLHVPFSLEAETELDGEIRTWLAFATEKLTEIAVLKDALEGHPDDSALAALATSRQAIASRRASHKRGELGSTEYEAPMRAEIAHAVSRQEALGLDVLVHGEAERNDMVDYFDEQLDGFIFTRHGWVQSYGSRCVKPPVIYGDVQRPAAMTVAWTVHAQSLTNKPVKGMLTGPVTILQCSFVRDDQPRATTALQLALAIRDEVADLETAGIGIIQIDEPAMREGLPLRRSQWDAWLDWATRAYRIAVIPPAQLRVNPDCGLKTRGWAETEAALKNMLVAARQMRAA
- the minC gene encoding septum site-determining protein MinC is translated as MSKSPSQKPIEIKISTVVAVSAILHSADTQALDAALRDMTGGVADFFEDDLAVLDVAALPPGSVPIDWAALVALLKKYRLNAVAVRNAPADMHDAILAQGLSLDSGKTRDDAPPKDGPKDTPTAAAQSGADAQVMVIDTPVRAGQRIYARGCDLIITAVVNNGAEIIADGSIHVYSSLYGRALAGASGNAQARIFALAMEPELVSIAGVYRTFEDGFPAEMARGPAQIRLAGDRIDIHSVNPVTPVNRS